A single genomic interval of Aegicerativicinus sediminis harbors:
- the gyrA gene encoding DNA gyrase subunit A: MAEGEKLIPINIEDEMKSAYIDYSMSVIVSRALPDVRDGLKPVHRRVLYGMHELGVRSNTAHKKSARIVGEVLGKYHPHGDSSVYDTMVRMAQEWSLRYMLVDGQGNFGSIDGDSPAAMRYTEARMRKISEDMLADIDKDTVDHKLNFDDTLKEPTVLPTRIPSLLVNGASGIAVGMATNMPPHNLSEVVDGTIAYIENNNIEIDELVSHIKAPDFPTGGIIYGYDGVLEAFKTGRGRIVIRGNATVEEVNGRECIIVNEIPYQVNKADMIKKTADLINDKKIEGISTIRDESDRNGMRVVYVLKKDAIPNIVLNTLFKYTALQSSFSVNNIALVNGRPELLNLKDLILHFVEHRHEVVVRRTQYELRKAEERAHILEGLIIASDNIDEVIALIRASNNADEAREKLIERFELSEIQAKAIVEMRLRQLTGLEQDKLRSEYEELLKTIEDLKDILDKKDRRMDIIKEELLEVKNKYGDERRSKIEYAGGDLSIEDMIPDEKVVITISHAGYIKRTPLSEYKTQNRGGVGQKASTTRNEDFLEHLFVGTNHQYMLFFTQKGKCFWMRVYEIPEGSRTSKGRAIQNLINIEQDDKVKAFICTQDLKDEDYINNNYVIMATKKGTVKKTSLEQYSRPRTNGINAITIREDDELLEAKLTTGESQVMLALKSGKAIRFEEAKTRPMGRNASGVRGITLANDDDEVIGMVAVDDMESDILVVSEKGYGKRSSLDDYRITNRGGKGVKTISITNKTGSLVAIKNVSDEDDLMIINKSGIAIRMEVADLRVMGRATQGVRLINLKNNDEIAAVAKVMKDDDDEMDAADMADEPSNFEDGTTLDNNSANE, translated from the coding sequence ATGGCAGAAGGAGAAAAACTGATTCCAATCAACATTGAGGATGAAATGAAATCGGCTTACATCGATTATTCGATGTCGGTCATTGTGTCACGTGCATTACCTGATGTTAGAGACGGATTAAAACCTGTTCATCGTAGGGTACTGTATGGCATGCATGAGTTAGGAGTTCGTTCTAACACAGCTCATAAAAAATCAGCGAGAATTGTAGGTGAAGTTTTAGGTAAATACCATCCACATGGAGATAGTTCAGTTTATGACACTATGGTTCGTATGGCTCAGGAATGGAGTTTGCGTTATATGTTGGTAGACGGACAAGGAAATTTTGGATCTATAGATGGTGATAGCCCTGCAGCAATGCGATATACAGAGGCTAGAATGCGTAAGATTTCCGAAGATATGTTGGCTGACATAGACAAGGACACTGTTGATCATAAGCTTAATTTTGATGATACCTTAAAAGAACCGACTGTTTTACCTACAAGGATACCAAGTTTATTGGTTAATGGAGCCTCAGGTATTGCAGTAGGTATGGCAACTAATATGCCTCCTCATAATCTTTCAGAAGTTGTTGATGGGACAATAGCATATATCGAAAATAATAACATTGAGATTGACGAACTTGTTTCGCACATAAAAGCTCCTGATTTTCCTACAGGCGGAATTATATATGGATACGACGGCGTATTAGAGGCGTTTAAGACAGGAAGGGGTAGAATTGTCATCAGAGGTAATGCTACTGTGGAAGAAGTTAATGGTCGAGAATGTATCATTGTAAATGAAATTCCTTATCAGGTAAATAAGGCGGACATGATTAAGAAAACGGCCGACTTAATTAACGATAAGAAAATTGAAGGTATTTCGACAATTCGTGACGAATCGGACCGTAACGGGATGCGTGTTGTATATGTCCTGAAAAAAGATGCGATACCAAATATTGTCTTAAATACTTTATTTAAATATACTGCTCTACAATCTTCCTTCAGTGTGAATAATATTGCTTTGGTTAATGGTAGGCCAGAACTATTGAATCTTAAAGATTTAATACTCCATTTTGTAGAGCATAGGCACGAAGTTGTTGTTCGTAGAACCCAATATGAACTTAGGAAGGCAGAGGAAAGAGCTCACATTCTTGAAGGGTTAATAATTGCTAGTGATAATATCGATGAAGTTATCGCTTTAATTAGAGCTTCAAATAACGCAGATGAAGCCCGTGAAAAATTAATTGAACGATTTGAATTGTCTGAAATACAAGCGAAGGCAATTGTAGAAATGCGTTTGAGACAGTTAACGGGTCTAGAACAAGATAAACTGCGTTCAGAATACGAAGAATTATTAAAAACCATTGAGGATCTTAAAGATATATTAGATAAGAAAGATCGTAGAATGGATATTATTAAAGAGGAGCTGTTAGAGGTTAAAAATAAATATGGTGATGAGAGACGCTCTAAAATAGAATATGCAGGTGGAGATCTAAGTATAGAAGATATGATACCTGATGAAAAAGTGGTCATTACCATTTCTCATGCTGGCTATATTAAAAGAACTCCTTTATCAGAATATAAAACTCAAAATAGGGGTGGAGTTGGCCAGAAGGCTTCTACTACTAGAAATGAGGACTTCCTTGAACATTTATTTGTTGGTACTAACCATCAATACATGTTGTTCTTTACCCAAAAAGGAAAATGTTTCTGGATGCGGGTTTATGAAATTCCAGAAGGGAGTAGAACATCCAAGGGTAGGGCAATTCAAAATCTTATAAATATTGAACAGGATGATAAGGTGAAAGCCTTCATTTGTACTCAAGATTTAAAAGATGAGGATTACATTAATAACAATTATGTTATCATGGCTACCAAGAAAGGTACTGTTAAAAAGACTTCTTTAGAGCAGTATTCACGACCACGGACTAATGGAATTAATGCAATAACAATTCGCGAAGATGATGAATTGTTAGAAGCTAAATTGACTACAGGTGAAAGCCAAGTAATGTTAGCTTTAAAATCTGGTAAAGCAATTCGATTTGAGGAAGCCAAAACTCGACCCATGGGTAGAAATGCTTCCGGAGTTAGAGGAATTACATTGGCAAACGATGATGACGAAGTGATCGGAATGGTTGCTGTGGATGATATGGAAAGTGATATCCTTGTAGTTTCTGAAAAGGGATATGGTAAGCGATCTAGCCTTGACGATTACAGAATTACCAATCGTGGTGGAAAAGGCGTTAAAACAATTTCTATAACAAATAAAACAGGAAGTCTAGTTGCCATTAAAAATGTATCTGATGAAGATGATCTTATGATTATCAATAAATCTGGTATTGCCATTAGAATGGAAGTGGCAGATTTGAGGGTCATGGGAAGAGCAACCCAAGGTGTGAGGCTTATTAATTTGAAGAATAATGATGAAATAGCCGCAGTTGCTAAGGTTATGAAAGATGATGATGACGAAATGGATGCTGCAGATATGGCCGATGAGCCTTCAAATTTCGAAGATGGCACAACTCTTGATAATAATAGCGCAAACGAATAA